From the Penicillium oxalicum strain HP7-1 chromosome V, whole genome shotgun sequence genome, one window contains:
- a CDS encoding UPF0045 protein ECM15 — MHSAGTTLEGSWDRVHQVIGQAHTLLHQQGIVRIQTDIRVGSRTDKAQTAEDKVNKVHQLLAQDEQ; from the exons ATGCACTCTGCAGGCACTACTCTTG AAGGATCTTGGGATCGTGTCCATCAAGTCATTGGACAAGCGCATACTTTGCTCCATCAGCAGGGCATTGTCCGCATTCAGACAGACATTCGAGTTGGCTCGCG AACGGACAAGGCGCAGACTGCCGAGGACAAGGTGAACAAAGTGCACCAATTACTTGCCCAGGACGAACAGTGA